One Rhizobiales bacterium GAS188 DNA window includes the following coding sequences:
- a CDS encoding DNA-binding transcriptional regulator, MocR family, contains an aminotransferase domain has product MLDNLELPDNDRPVYLRLADAIGERIASGKLVEGDKLPPHREIARVLGINVTTVTRAFSALQQRGLVEARPGRGTRIASRETEEGSFKSAPSDEAGLIDLSINRPPTTAYRDALATLLPRLAKDRRFGSLQDYHPPEGPAWARATMAAWLDGIAGDGDASRVVLTDGAQHGLACVLRAVAQPGDIILADSITYQGISALSRSQGLDLRGLPMDRGGMRPDAFERACTTLRPRAVFLVPSLHNPTTITLSEERRRALAAIARRHNVLIIEDDVYRPLLDTVIPSFASMEPELTIHISCLSKCIAPGLRYGVVVAPRAVLGHVAAALRIDCWSISPLTALVATNLLEDGTTTRIIEFQREELRRRQAILRDVLASFDVQTDETSTHAWLHLPEPWRGAAFARACRQRGVGVLPADAFAIGRETLTHAVRINLGAAPSPAELRQALSIIADLLNAGHLEVSGAV; this is encoded by the coding sequence ATGCTCGATAATCTGGAATTGCCGGACAATGATCGCCCCGTTTATCTGCGTCTGGCCGACGCAATCGGTGAGCGCATCGCAAGTGGCAAGCTGGTCGAGGGCGACAAGCTGCCGCCCCATCGCGAGATTGCGCGCGTGCTCGGCATCAATGTCACGACGGTGACTCGCGCCTTTTCCGCGTTGCAACAACGTGGCCTCGTCGAGGCGCGTCCAGGCCGTGGAACCCGGATCGCCTCACGAGAGACGGAAGAAGGCTCCTTCAAATCCGCTCCGAGCGACGAGGCCGGGTTGATCGATCTGTCGATCAATCGTCCACCGACGACCGCCTATCGCGACGCACTGGCGACGCTGCTGCCCCGCCTCGCGAAGGATCGGCGCTTCGGCAGCCTGCAGGACTACCATCCCCCGGAAGGTCCGGCATGGGCACGTGCAACGATGGCCGCCTGGCTGGATGGCATCGCTGGCGACGGCGATGCCAGCCGCGTCGTCCTGACGGATGGCGCCCAGCACGGTCTCGCCTGTGTCTTGCGAGCCGTGGCCCAGCCCGGCGACATCATCCTGGCAGATTCCATCACCTATCAGGGGATCAGCGCGCTTTCCCGGTCGCAAGGGCTCGATCTGCGCGGATTGCCGATGGACCGTGGAGGCATGCGGCCGGACGCCTTCGAGAGAGCGTGCACGACTTTACGTCCTCGTGCGGTTTTCCTGGTGCCGAGCTTGCACAATCCGACGACGATCACATTGAGCGAGGAGCGCCGTCGCGCGCTCGCAGCGATCGCGCGGCGTCACAACGTGCTGATCATCGAAGATGATGTCTACCGGCCGCTGCTCGATACGGTCATCCCGTCTTTCGCGAGCATGGAACCCGAACTGACCATCCACATCAGCTGCCTGTCAAAATGCATCGCTCCCGGCCTTCGCTACGGCGTCGTGGTCGCCCCACGTGCGGTGTTGGGCCATGTTGCGGCAGCGCTGCGGATCGATTGTTGGAGCATCAGCCCCCTCACCGCGCTGGTTGCGACCAATCTTCTGGAAGACGGGACGACGACGCGGATCATCGAATTCCAGCGCGAGGAGCTGCGCCGGCGACAGGCCATATTGCGCGATGTCCTCGCGAGCTTCGATGTTCAGACAGATGAGACATCGACGCATGCCTGGTTGCATCTGCCCGAACCTTGGCGTGGCGCCGCCTTCGCTCGGGCCTGCCGCCAGCGGGGCGTCGGTGTACTTCCGGCTGATGCCTTCGCCATTGGACGCGAAACTCTCACCCATGCGGTGCGCATCAATCTCGGCGCCGCGCCTTCACCAGCGGAGCTGCGGCAAGCGCTCTCGATCATCGCCGACCTCTTGAATGCCGGTCATCTCGAAGTCTCCGGTGCGGTCTGA
- a CDS encoding D-amino-acid dehydrogenase has product MVQSLKTDVAIIGAGIIGLTTAVRLAADGREVVVIDPNEPGSGVSYGNAGTLAPYACTPVGNPDVLHNLPGLLLNPESPLAVRLTALPALLPWLARFVRESLPKAARRNGYALAALLKEAMPAWRDLSEAAELSDLFRQEGCLYFYRQGLPASHRDWGTCLREELGVHQEWLTSTEVAKLEPGLPPATCGLFFPDAIHIVDPAILSERLAAMAKSYGASFQRAYVERLEPQSSGQIRLMCRDRNVDAHSVVLAAGAWSRSLARQGGEHIPLDTERGYHIEFAVDVAPIRRPVCPVELGFYMTPMQGRLRVAGTVELGGLTAPSNPKRIALLERGARKLLPDLGPTQTHWLGFRPSLPDSRPVIGRSRRYSNLILAFGHGHLGMTLAGITSRAVAGLIENRNDIPDLSAFRPDRFS; this is encoded by the coding sequence GTGGTCCAGTCGCTCAAGACGGATGTCGCGATCATCGGCGCCGGCATCATTGGATTGACGACCGCGGTGCGGCTGGCCGCGGACGGCCGTGAGGTTGTCGTCATCGATCCGAACGAGCCGGGGTCCGGGGTCTCGTACGGCAATGCCGGCACGCTCGCGCCCTACGCCTGTACGCCGGTCGGCAACCCCGACGTCCTGCACAATCTGCCCGGGCTGCTCTTAAACCCTGAAAGTCCGCTCGCCGTCAGGCTGACCGCTTTGCCAGCGCTTCTCCCATGGCTGGCGCGCTTCGTCCGGGAGTCCCTGCCAAAGGCTGCACGCCGCAACGGCTACGCGCTCGCCGCCTTGCTCAAGGAGGCGATGCCGGCCTGGCGTGATCTCAGCGAAGCTGCCGAGCTCTCGGATCTCTTTCGCCAGGAGGGCTGCCTTTATTTTTATCGGCAAGGGCTGCCGGCAAGTCACAGGGACTGGGGCACCTGCTTGCGCGAAGAATTGGGCGTCCATCAGGAATGGCTGACCTCAACCGAAGTCGCCAAGCTGGAGCCTGGGCTTCCTCCTGCTACCTGTGGCCTCTTCTTTCCGGATGCGATCCATATCGTCGACCCGGCCATCCTTAGTGAGCGGCTCGCCGCCATGGCGAAGTCATACGGCGCGTCGTTCCAACGCGCCTATGTGGAGCGATTGGAACCACAGAGCAGCGGGCAGATTCGGCTGATGTGTCGCGATCGCAATGTCGATGCACATTCGGTCGTTCTTGCCGCTGGGGCCTGGTCACGCTCCTTGGCTCGACAAGGGGGCGAGCACATCCCCCTCGATACGGAACGCGGCTATCATATCGAATTTGCCGTGGACGTTGCCCCAATCAGGAGGCCCGTCTGCCCGGTCGAACTCGGCTTTTACATGACGCCGATGCAAGGTCGTTTGCGGGTCGCCGGAACGGTCGAGCTCGGCGGCCTGACGGCGCCCTCGAATCCGAAACGGATTGCTCTTCTCGAACGAGGCGCCCGTAAGCTGCTCCCTGATCTTGGACCAACTCAAACGCATTGGCTTGGCTTTCGGCCATCCCTTCCGGATTCACGGCCGGTCATCGGGCGCAGCCGACGCTACTCAAACCTCATACTTGCCTTTGGCCACGGTCACCTCGGCATGACCTTGGCCGGCATCACGAGCCGCGCCGTCGCAGGCCTTATCGAAAACCGAAACGACATTCCGGACCTTTCCGCATTCAGGCCAGATCGTTTCAGCTGA
- a CDS encoding 2-polyprenyl-3-methyl-5-hydroxy-6-metoxy-1,4-benzoquinol methylase — protein sequence MNRQERRAAQKAGGAAALRAPAAAPSGSAAMLAELGVEVHRHHLAGRLDEAESLCRRILTIDQGHVTTWHRLGIIAHQRQRHEEAVELIGKAIALNGREASAHFNIALAYAALGRQEEAASHYARAAALKPDYAEAHMNLGIILKGEGKLDEALSRYRQALAARPDYAEAHSNHGVVLAVLGRLDEAVACYLRALTLKPQASDTHNNLGVALKQQGRLDEAVAHFGEALALKPDYAEAHVNLASALLAKADPFEALRHVLAALALNETVETKALFVKCVSNMRLASASDEIRQLIVRALVEPWERPRLLSTIGASLVKLDPVIADCLKRSCEAWPARLGASEVFGEQGLAALSSDALLLALLAAAPICDIELERLLTAARFALLEIAVDATACAAADSGTLDFASALAQQCWVNEYVFDATDDELRLGQLLCQAIGEDLEHGYAVPPLAVAVAASYAPLHKLAGAAVLLERAVPACLETLLTQQLREPMEERSYAQAMPRLTGVEDDVSLLVQQQYEENPYPRWVRAAPAPRVVRVTDFMRQSYPLRPLGAFAKPGALDILVAGCGTGQHSIESARRFAGTRLLAVDLSLASLSYAQRKTREFGLTNIDYAQADILKLGGIGRSFDIIESSGVLHHLADPMAGWRVLVSLLRPGGLMRLGFYSEIARGSIVAARGFIADRGYGRSAHDIRRCRQELIASTDPVLFELRRMRDFYTTSDCRDLLFHVQEHRLTLPMIKAALTELGLDFLGFEIDEASLARFRARFPEKEALGDLDLWHVFETENPDTFAAMYQFWTQKSEAAPSVAG from the coding sequence ATGAACCGACAAGAACGCAGAGCCGCGCAGAAGGCCGGTGGCGCGGCTGCGCTGCGTGCGCCGGCGGCCGCGCCGTCCGGCTCTGCCGCGATGCTTGCCGAGCTCGGCGTCGAGGTGCATCGGCACCATCTCGCCGGGCGCCTCGACGAGGCCGAAAGCCTCTGCAGGCGGATCCTCACCATCGACCAAGGCCATGTCACGACCTGGCATCGGCTGGGCATCATCGCCCATCAGCGGCAGCGCCATGAGGAGGCGGTCGAGCTGATCGGCAAGGCGATCGCCTTGAACGGCCGCGAGGCGTCGGCACATTTCAACATCGCGCTCGCTTATGCGGCGCTCGGCCGCCAGGAGGAGGCGGCGAGCCATTACGCGCGCGCCGCCGCGCTCAAGCCCGACTATGCCGAAGCGCATATGAATCTCGGCATCATCCTCAAAGGCGAGGGCAAGCTCGACGAGGCGCTGTCGCGGTATCGCCAGGCGCTGGCCGCGAGGCCCGATTATGCCGAGGCCCATAGCAATCACGGAGTGGTGCTGGCGGTGCTCGGCAGGCTCGACGAGGCGGTCGCATGCTATCTGCGGGCCCTGACCTTGAAGCCGCAAGCCTCCGACACCCATAACAATCTCGGCGTCGCGCTCAAGCAGCAAGGCAGGCTCGACGAGGCCGTGGCGCATTTCGGGGAAGCGCTGGCGCTCAAGCCCGATTATGCCGAAGCCCATGTCAATCTCGCCTCGGCGCTGCTCGCCAAGGCCGATCCGTTCGAGGCGCTGCGCCATGTGCTGGCCGCGCTCGCCTTGAATGAGACGGTCGAGACCAAGGCGCTGTTCGTCAAATGTGTCTCCAATATGCGTCTTGCCTCGGCATCGGACGAGATCCGCCAGCTGATCGTCCGGGCCCTGGTCGAGCCCTGGGAGCGCCCGCGCCTCCTGTCGACGATCGGCGCGAGCCTGGTCAAGCTCGATCCGGTCATCGCCGATTGCCTGAAGCGCAGTTGCGAGGCCTGGCCGGCGCGGCTCGGCGCAAGTGAGGTGTTCGGGGAGCAAGGCCTTGCGGCCCTGTCGAGCGATGCCTTGCTGCTGGCGCTCCTCGCCGCCGCACCGATCTGCGATATCGAGCTCGAAAGGCTGCTGACCGCGGCGCGCTTCGCGCTGCTCGAAATCGCAGTCGATGCGACGGCTTGCGCCGCGGCCGACAGCGGTACCCTCGATTTCGCCTCGGCGCTCGCCCAGCAATGCTGGGTCAATGAATATGTCTTCGATGCGACCGATGATGAGCTTCGCCTTGGGCAGCTCCTGTGCCAGGCCATCGGCGAAGACCTCGAACACGGTTACGCCGTTCCTCCCTTGGCGGTCGCCGTGGCGGCGAGCTATGCGCCTCTGCATAAGCTGGCCGGAGCCGCAGTGCTGCTCGAGCGCGCCGTGCCGGCCTGTCTCGAGACGCTGCTGACCCAACAGCTGCGCGAGCCCATGGAAGAGCGCAGCTACGCGCAGGCGATGCCGCGCCTGACCGGAGTCGAGGACGACGTGTCTCTGCTGGTGCAGCAGCAATATGAGGAAAACCCCTATCCGCGCTGGGTGAGGGCCGCGCCCGCGCCGAGGGTGGTCAGGGTCACGGACTTCATGCGCCAGAGCTACCCGTTGCGGCCGCTCGGTGCGTTCGCGAAGCCGGGCGCACTCGATATCCTGGTCGCCGGCTGCGGCACCGGCCAGCATTCGATCGAGTCGGCGCGGCGTTTCGCCGGCACCAGGCTGCTGGCGGTCGATCTCAGCCTTGCGAGCCTTTCCTATGCGCAGCGCAAGACCCGGGAATTCGGCCTGACCAATATCGACTATGCCCAGGCCGATATCCTCAAGCTCGGGGGCATTGGGCGGAGCTTCGACATCATCGAATCGAGCGGCGTGCTCCACCATCTCGCCGATCCCATGGCCGGCTGGCGGGTGCTGGTTTCGCTCTTGCGGCCCGGTGGGCTGATGCGCCTTGGTTTCTACAGCGAGATCGCGCGCGGCAGCATCGTGGCGGCCCGCGGCTTCATCGCCGATCGCGGCTATGGCCGGAGCGCGCACGACATCAGGCGTTGCCGCCAGGAGCTGATCGCCTCCACCGATCCCGTGCTGTTCGAGCTCAGGCGCATGCGCGATTTCTACACGACCAGCGATTGCCGCGATCTCCTGTTCCATGTGCAGGAGCATCGCTTGACCTTGCCGATGATCAAGGCAGCGCTCACCGAGCTTGGCCTCGACTTCCTGGGCTTCGAAATCGACGAGGCGAGCTTGGCGCGCTTCCGGGCACGCTTCCCGGAGAAGGAGGCGCTCGGCGATCTCGATCTGTGGCATGTCTTCGAGACCGAGAACCCCGATACCTTCGCGGCCATGTATCAGTTCTGGACCCAGAAGAGCGAGGCGGCACCTTCCGTCGCGGGGTGA
- a CDS encoding Cytosine/adenosine deaminase — MSGTSEAAGAPTTLIRGAERVVAWDAAANSHVYLDGADIAFAGGKLIFVGRGYEGRADTVIEGQGLMVMPGLIDIHSHPSTEPMYRGLNEELGSPGLYNSSLYEYMPIFRADPLAKPACTRVAYSEMLLSGVTTVADLSMPHEGWIDLAAESGLRVCLAPMFRSANWRTANGHVVEYDWDEKAGEAAMAEALSLIDEAIAHPSGRLSGMVIPAQIDTCSEGLMRDSFAEAKARDLPWQTHAAQSVVEFHEITRRHGKTPIGWLDELGVLSDRSIIGHAIFLDDHPSTRWSTRSDLDRLAETGTMVAHCPTVFVRRGIAMRDAGRYLRRGVGIGIGTDTYPHNMLSELRLAAYVARLQDGSPRALRSTDIFNAATVAGARALRRDDIGRLAPGCRADLVLVGLDHPAMRPAHDAIRTLIYAADDRAIRAVYVDGRKVVEGGKVLTIDHAGASAALEEAQKRVVARAPGLDWAKRSLDEIVPPTFRTQ; from the coding sequence ATGAGTGGGACGAGCGAGGCGGCGGGCGCCCCGACAACGCTGATCCGGGGCGCCGAGCGCGTCGTCGCCTGGGACGCGGCGGCGAACAGCCATGTCTATCTCGACGGTGCCGATATCGCCTTCGCGGGCGGCAAGCTCATTTTCGTCGGGCGCGGCTATGAGGGCAGGGCGGATACGGTGATCGAGGGGCAGGGCCTGATGGTCATGCCCGGCCTCATCGACATCCATTCGCATCCCTCGACCGAGCCGATGTATCGCGGCCTCAACGAGGAGCTCGGCAGTCCAGGCCTCTACAACTCCTCGCTCTACGAATACATGCCGATCTTCCGCGCGGACCCCTTGGCCAAGCCCGCCTGCACGCGCGTCGCCTATAGCGAGATGCTGCTCTCTGGCGTGACAACGGTCGCCGACCTGTCGATGCCGCATGAGGGCTGGATCGATCTCGCGGCTGAGAGCGGGTTGCGCGTCTGCCTGGCGCCCATGTTCCGCTCGGCGAACTGGCGCACCGCCAACGGCCATGTGGTCGAATATGATTGGGACGAGAAGGCCGGCGAGGCTGCGATGGCCGAGGCGCTGTCGCTCATCGATGAGGCCATCGCCCATCCGAGCGGCCGCCTCTCCGGCATGGTGATCCCGGCCCAGATCGACACGTGCAGCGAAGGCCTGATGCGGGACTCCTTCGCCGAGGCCAAGGCCCGCGATCTGCCCTGGCAGACGCATGCAGCGCAATCCGTGGTCGAGTTCCACGAGATCACGCGCCGGCACGGCAAGACGCCGATCGGCTGGCTCGACGAGCTGGGCGTGCTCTCGGACCGCTCGATCATCGGCCACGCCATCTTCCTCGACGACCACCCCTCGACGCGCTGGTCGACGCGCAGCGATCTCGACCGCCTGGCCGAGACGGGCACCATGGTGGCCCATTGCCCGACCGTCTTCGTGCGCCGCGGCATCGCCATGCGCGATGCCGGACGCTATCTGCGGCGCGGCGTCGGCATCGGCATCGGCACCGACACCTATCCGCACAACATGCTCTCGGAATTGCGTCTCGCAGCCTATGTGGCGCGGCTTCAGGACGGTTCGCCACGGGCGCTGCGCTCGACCGACATCTTCAATGCGGCGACCGTTGCGGGCGCGCGTGCCTTGCGCCGCGACGATATCGGCCGGCTGGCGCCAGGCTGCCGCGCCGATCTTGTCTTGGTCGGGCTCGATCATCCGGCCATGCGACCGGCCCATGACGCGATCCGCACCTTGATCTATGCGGCCGATGACCGCGCCATCCGCGCGGTCTATGTCGATGGCCGTAAGGTCGTCGAGGGGGGCAAAGTGCTCACCATCGACCATGCAGGTGCGAGTGCCGCGCTGGAGGAGGCGCAAAAGCGCGTCGTGGCGCGCGCTCCCGGCCTCGATTGGGCGAAGCGCAGCCTCGACGAGATCGTGCCCCCGACCTTTAGGACGCAGTGA
- a CDS encoding Peptidoglycan/xylan/chitin deacetylase, PgdA/CDA1 family has translation MPANNRWDTVPLRPANLAPPAPAFPWPRGYRAAMFLSFDVDAESAWTSKDPAHAERLVTMSFGGYEARVGTPKLLELLRQLGLKATFFVTGWSVEAHPAMAEAILKDGHEIGHHGFHHLLPDPGDPFIEEELERGFETLKRRLGVVPVGYRAPFGESCEQLRSSLKRRGILYSSSWRDDVRPYRQMLADGQPGVIEIPVTSSYDDWMHGLSARFSPRPILPREHVLSMWKDELDEVRDWGAMVTTVLHPQVSGRPMRFRLLREFLDYAQACGDVWIATGREIAAHYASCEAAHEKAA, from the coding sequence ATGCCGGCCAATAATCGCTGGGATACGGTGCCGCTGCGGCCGGCCAATCTCGCGCCGCCGGCGCCGGCCTTCCCCTGGCCGCGCGGCTATCGGGCCGCCATGTTCCTCTCCTTCGATGTCGATGCCGAGAGCGCCTGGACCAGCAAAGACCCGGCCCATGCCGAGCGCCTCGTGACCATGTCGTTTGGGGGCTATGAGGCGCGCGTCGGCACGCCGAAGCTGCTGGAGCTCTTGCGCCAGCTTGGCCTGAAGGCGACCTTCTTCGTCACCGGCTGGTCGGTCGAGGCGCATCCCGCCATGGCCGAGGCGATCCTCAAGGACGGCCACGAGATCGGCCATCACGGCTTCCATCACCTCCTGCCCGATCCCGGCGATCCCTTCATCGAGGAGGAGCTGGAGCGCGGCTTCGAGACCCTGAAGCGTCGGCTCGGCGTGGTGCCGGTCGGCTATCGCGCCCCCTTCGGCGAGAGCTGCGAGCAGCTGCGCTCGAGCCTCAAGCGGCGCGGCATCCTCTATTCCTCATCCTGGCGCGACGATGTGCGGCCCTATCGCCAGATGCTCGCCGACGGCCAGCCTGGCGTCATCGAGATCCCGGTGACCTCGAGCTATGACGACTGGATGCATGGCCTGAGCGCCCGCTTCTCGCCGCGTCCCATCTTGCCGCGCGAGCACGTCCTGTCGATGTGGAAGGACGAGCTCGACGAGGTGCGCGATTGGGGCGCCATGGTCACCACCGTCCTGCACCCGCAGGTGAGCGGGCGCCCGATGCGCTTTCGTCTGCTGCGCGAGTTCCTCGACTACGCCCAGGCCTGCGGCGATGTGTGGATAGCGACCGGCCGTGAGATCGCGGCCCATTATGCGAGCTGCGAAGCCGCCCATGAGAAGGCAGCCTGA
- a CDS encoding amino acid ABC transporter substrate-binding protein, PAAT family produces MKRLALGALLLLATLPAGAAELPAAIKARGTLIAAIVPNYPPLDLRDPATNELTGLDVDLGNAIALKLGLKMQWQETSFDQMVSAVDTGRVDVIISGMTDLASRHDKVSFVDYLQSGPQFFVQASRAKEFPDMLALCGKSVGTSRRTSFPNEIAAWSEAHCKAAGKPDITVVGTEGSPDARTQLKQGRVDAAMQGNETLPYVMGLEPGAYAAIGERISSQLTGIGTAKGATELQNALAVALGQLVADGSYGKILDKWKLSGDAIEKVTINAGQ; encoded by the coding sequence ATGAAAAGACTGGCTCTCGGCGCCTTGCTGCTCCTCGCCACGCTGCCGGCCGGAGCGGCCGAGCTTCCCGCCGCCATCAAGGCACGCGGCACGCTGATCGCCGCCATCGTGCCGAACTACCCGCCGCTCGACCTGCGCGACCCTGCGACCAATGAGCTGACCGGCCTCGATGTCGATCTCGGCAACGCCATCGCGTTGAAGCTCGGCCTCAAGATGCAATGGCAGGAGACGAGCTTCGATCAGATGGTTTCGGCCGTCGACACCGGGCGGGTGGACGTGATCATTTCGGGCATGACCGATCTCGCCAGCCGCCACGACAAGGTGAGCTTCGTCGATTATCTGCAGTCTGGGCCGCAATTCTTCGTGCAGGCGAGCCGGGCCAAGGAATTTCCCGACATGCTGGCCCTGTGCGGCAAATCGGTCGGCACCAGCCGCAGGACGTCCTTCCCGAACGAGATCGCAGCCTGGAGCGAGGCGCATTGCAAGGCTGCCGGCAAGCCCGACATCACGGTCGTCGGCACGGAAGGTTCGCCCGATGCGCGCACCCAGCTCAAGCAGGGCCGCGTCGACGCGGCGATGCAGGGCAACGAGACCTTGCCCTACGTGATGGGGCTCGAGCCCGGCGCCTATGCGGCGATCGGCGAGCGCATCTCGAGCCAGCTCACCGGCATCGGCACCGCCAAGGGCGCGACCGAGCTGCAGAACGCCCTCGCCGTGGCTCTGGGGCAGCTCGTCGCCGACGGAAGCTATGGGAAGATCCTCGACAAGTGGAAATTGTCGGGAGATGCGATCGAGAAGGTGACCATCAATGCCGGCCAATAA
- a CDS encoding amino acid ABC transporter substrate-binding protein, PAAT family, which translates to MNASWRRALKVAAIAALLVGPDMAPVPAEAQKLPDAIVARKKIVIALFASFPPMAYKRPEDNALAGIDVDLASYFGRKLGVDIAWQEVSYESATNALTTGRVDMALSLLDLPEPAAKLDFVDYLSSGIQVYTLAGHAPIATLADLCGQTVGANRRNGFDAAMRDWSDKNCVAVGRPALKIEATEGTPAARLELRQSRVDAIVQSSESVPYTMKLEPGAYVKVGPAFSTGMMIAMAFPKEATQLRDAVRAVLKESIADGSYAAILKKFEVEGNSAADAIARQ; encoded by the coding sequence ATGAACGCCTCATGGCGGCGGGCCCTGAAGGTCGCGGCGATTGCGGCGCTGCTTGTTGGCCCCGACATGGCGCCGGTTCCCGCGGAAGCGCAGAAGCTTCCGGACGCGATCGTCGCGAGGAAGAAGATCGTCATCGCCCTTTTCGCCTCCTTCCCGCCCATGGCCTATAAGCGGCCGGAGGACAATGCGCTTGCCGGCATCGACGTCGATCTTGCGAGCTATTTCGGCCGCAAGCTCGGCGTCGACATCGCCTGGCAGGAAGTCTCCTATGAATCGGCGACCAACGCCCTGACCACCGGACGGGTCGATATGGCGCTGAGCTTGCTCGATCTGCCGGAACCCGCGGCCAAGCTCGATTTTGTCGACTATCTGAGTTCGGGCATCCAGGTCTACACGCTTGCCGGCCACGCCCCGATCGCGACGCTCGCCGATCTTTGCGGCCAGACCGTCGGAGCCAATCGGCGCAATGGCTTCGACGCTGCTATGCGCGATTGGAGCGACAAGAACTGTGTCGCCGTCGGACGGCCGGCGCTCAAGATCGAGGCGACGGAAGGCACGCCGGCAGCGCGGCTCGAACTGCGCCAGAGCCGCGTCGATGCCATCGTGCAGAGCAGCGAATCCGTACCCTACACGATGAAGCTCGAGCCTGGCGCTTATGTGAAGGTCGGCCCGGCTTTCTCGACCGGCATGATGATCGCCATGGCCTTCCCCAAGGAGGCGACGCAGTTGCGCGATGCCGTCAGAGCGGTCCTAAAGGAGAGCATCGCGGATGGTAGCTATGCTGCCATCCTCAAGAAATTCGAGGTCGAGGGCAATTCGGCGGCCGACGCCATCGCACGCCAATAG
- a CDS encoding amino acid ABC transporter ATP-binding protein, PAAT family: MMAEMAQPLVSIREARKSFGAFQALGGVSLDVASGEVLCIIGASGSGKTTLLRCINQLAEIDSGAIWVDGELIGYRRLGDRLYPLSESEIARQRLKTGMVFQRFNLFPHMTALENLIEGPVQVLGRDQAEAIREARELLARVGLAAKADAFPANLSGGQQQRVAIARALAMHPKLMLFDEPTSALDPELVGEVLAVMKELAHSGMTMIVVTHELGFAREVADRVVFMDHGLIVEAGTAAEVLNTPREARTQAFLSAVLA; this comes from the coding sequence ATGATGGCAGAGATGGCGCAGCCTCTCGTCTCCATCAGGGAAGCCCGCAAGAGCTTCGGCGCTTTCCAGGCGCTTGGCGGCGTCTCGCTCGATGTCGCCTCGGGCGAGGTGTTGTGCATCATCGGCGCCTCGGGCTCGGGCAAGACGACGCTGCTGCGCTGCATCAACCAGCTGGCCGAGATCGATTCCGGTGCCATCTGGGTCGATGGCGAGCTGATCGGCTATCGCCGCCTCGGAGACCGGCTCTATCCGCTCAGCGAAAGCGAGATCGCGCGCCAGCGGCTGAAAACCGGCATGGTCTTCCAGCGCTTCAACCTGTTCCCGCATATGACGGCGCTCGAGAACCTGATCGAAGGGCCGGTGCAAGTGCTCGGCCGCGATCAGGCCGAAGCGATCCGCGAAGCCCGCGAGCTCCTGGCCCGCGTCGGCCTCGCCGCCAAGGCCGATGCCTTTCCGGCGAACCTGTCCGGGGGCCAGCAGCAGCGCGTTGCGATCGCACGCGCTTTGGCCATGCACCCGAAGCTCATGCTCTTCGACGAGCCGACCAGCGCGCTCGACCCCGAGCTCGTCGGCGAGGTGCTGGCCGTGATGAAGGAGCTCGCCCATAGCGGCATGACCATGATCGTGGTCACCCATGAGCTCGGCTTCGCACGCGAGGTCGCCGACCGGGTGGTGTTCATGGATCACGGGCTGATCGTCGAAGCCGGGACGGCGGCAGAAGTGCTGAACACGCCGCGCGAGGCGAGGACGCAAGCCTTCCTCTCGGCGGTGCTGGCATGA